From Nilaparvata lugens isolate BPH chromosome 7, ASM1435652v1, whole genome shotgun sequence, one genomic window encodes:
- the LOC111054258 gene encoding ER membrane protein complex subunit 6 isoform X1: MAVGRVKTKLEKTGEIVAYSESAVRNNAAVVEYCRTSMAALSGGTAGLLGLTGFYGFGFYVFAVIGLWGLLLMKAGHQWKKYFISRRMLLTNGFFGGLFIPLRDGTCVLSCTQIESS; encoded by the exons ATGGCTGTCGGAAgagtaaaaacaaaattagaaaaaactGGAG agATTGTGGCCTACAGTGAAAGTGCCGTAAGAAACAATGCTGCAGTCGTGGAATACTGTCGAACATCCATGGCAGCATTGTCAGGTGGAACTGCTGGATTGCTGGGACTCACAGGCTTTTACGGATTCGGATTCTATGTTTTTGCTGTTATCGGACTTTGG GGTCTTCTCCTAATGAAAGCTGGACACCAATGGAAGAAGTATTTCATTAGTCGGAGAATGCTTCTGACGAACGGGTTTTTTGGTGGTCTATTT ATTCCTCTACGGGATGGTACATGTGTATTGAGTTGTACACAAATTGAATCTTCATGA
- the LOC111054258 gene encoding ER membrane protein complex subunit 6 isoform X2 → MAVGRVKTKLEKTGEIVAYSESAVRNNAAVVEYCRTSMAALSGGTAGLLGLTGFYGFGFYVFAVIGLWGLLLMKAGHQWKKYFISRRMLLTNGFFGGLFTFVLFWTFLYGMVHVY, encoded by the exons ATGGCTGTCGGAAgagtaaaaacaaaattagaaaaaactGGAG agATTGTGGCCTACAGTGAAAGTGCCGTAAGAAACAATGCTGCAGTCGTGGAATACTGTCGAACATCCATGGCAGCATTGTCAGGTGGAACTGCTGGATTGCTGGGACTCACAGGCTTTTACGGATTCGGATTCTATGTTTTTGCTGTTATCGGACTTTGG GGTCTTCTCCTAATGAAAGCTGGACACCAATGGAAGAAGTATTTCATTAGTCGGAGAATGCTTCTGACGAACGGGTTTTTTGGTGGTCTATTT ACATTCGTACTCTTCTGGAC ATTCCTCTACGGGATGGTACATGTGTATTGA